From Chryseobacterium tructae, one genomic window encodes:
- a CDS encoding RagB/SusD family nutrient uptake outer membrane protein has product MKKISILLLAFGLLVSSCEKALDIQSEVALDANSPLSSDDVDKLLIGAYSSVMKPNDYGFFNIMAPEILAQDNLEPVKFQWVQVKYMYEHTTPPGDILLTYLYKDFYKSINRANTVIRVSTASNAQKGKARYVRALSYLRLYDLYEGVPLVNETYDGSAIKASSPKDVLNFIINDLKFAKDNIEPFNANDPKALLKPTKEAAMALLARVYRMNGDIQNAGLEAEALIKSGKFAISDNPKDLDAETILKFKGNRAEENGSWGWILSYDASTWNCFAASQSLLNLLGTNDTRKVLFDFDEAPSTGNFVFSNKYSRSDDSDLLISRIPEMYLISAEAGNANRLTELQTKRNSTLSLDNERRLELSFEWVRWSDLKLKGEKYKLPFPQGAVDANELLGQ; this is encoded by the coding sequence ATGAAAAAAATAAGTATATTATTACTAGCATTTGGGCTATTAGTAAGTTCATGTGAAAAAGCATTGGATATTCAGTCTGAGGTAGCTTTAGATGCTAACTCTCCCCTATCTTCAGATGATGTTGATAAGTTATTAATTGGTGCTTATAGTAGTGTTATGAAACCAAATGATTATGGTTTCTTCAATATTATGGCTCCGGAAATCTTAGCTCAGGATAATCTTGAACCAGTTAAATTTCAGTGGGTTCAGGTTAAGTATATGTATGAACATACGACACCTCCAGGAGATATTCTATTAACTTACTTATATAAAGATTTTTATAAATCAATTAATAGAGCAAACACGGTAATAAGAGTATCAACAGCTTCTAATGCTCAAAAAGGAAAAGCAAGATATGTGAGAGCATTATCTTATTTAAGATTATATGATTTATATGAGGGTGTTCCATTGGTTAATGAAACTTATGATGGTAGTGCAATCAAAGCTTCTTCTCCGAAAGACGTTTTAAATTTTATTATCAATGATCTAAAATTTGCAAAAGATAATATTGAGCCTTTCAATGCCAATGATCCTAAAGCTCTTTTAAAACCTACAAAAGAAGCTGCTATGGCTCTTCTTGCTAGAGTTTACAGAATGAATGGAGATATTCAAAATGCAGGTCTTGAAGCTGAAGCATTGATTAAGAGTGGTAAGTTTGCTATTTCAGATAATCCTAAAGATCTAGATGCTGAAACCATTCTTAAGTTTAAAGGAAATAGAGCTGAGGAAAACGGATCTTGGGGTTGGATCTTAAGTTATGACGCAAGCACGTGGAACTGTTTTGCAGCTTCTCAAAGCCTTTTAAACTTGTTAGGAACGAATGATACTAGAAAAGTTTTATTTGATTTTGATGAGGCTCCATCTACTGGAAACTTTGTTTTCTCTAATAAATATAGTAGATCTGATGATTCTGATCTTTTGATCTCAAGAATCCCGGAAATGTATTTAATTTCTGCAGAAGCTGGAAATGCTAATAGATTAACAGAATTACAAACTAAAAGAAATTCAACTCTTTCTTTAGATAATGAAAGAAGATTGGAATTA
- a CDS encoding SusC/RagA family TonB-linked outer membrane protein, with amino-acid sequence MNVKLRVLSVGALFFIGQAVSAQKVKKDTTAKETQIDEVVMVGYGKQKKTDVTGAITTVKSEVLQEQPVASVELALQGKAPGVQVANTGGRAGNNTKISIRGNGSLSASNNPLYIIDGIPQESLGNLAPEDISSMEILKDAASAAIYGSRASNGVVLVETRAGRYNGKPSVSFSSSYGIQEVIKRPRLLNAQQYKQVHDVARQNYLNDIAAGILPKPASQIGLTPMTDTGINTDWMDYVLQTGAITNNQISFTAGGPMSKMYFSASHIGQDGIIIGDNYEISRARLNVEQKFADNFKIGVNSYFTYSKAVPVADDNDTYQPYSNAMSAPPNMAPYGANGKPNRFSFNNPLFAYERQVWDKWQNIGANFFAIYNPIKEITLKTSISGNIASERYSRFDAPNTRRGENAGVPWGYGLYRTRNNRDYLIENTASYDKGFVDNRLKLSVLVGQSFQNWQYEDSFVQGENFPSNSLPWLVSAATINNGRSYMISMSLASFFGRAQLTWDNKYNLMLSTRYDGSSKFAKGNKWGNFPAASLGWTVSNEEFFKVPFINELKLRASYGLTGNQTGIPYSGGLNLIAAGQNHNQEPGTAVTEMYNPNLKWEKGKSFDAGMDISMFNKRVNLTVDYYNKTTSDLLYRLPVPQESGFSSMLSNIGSINNKGIEVSLDTKIIKGERFKWDFAANFSYNKNVVEKIGTKTGQFTTGFDAIVKEGEPLGSFFFIEALGVAKERYEYKDQSGNVTKVVQAGDMIYNDINGDGIIDSRDRKVFNGGIAPIYGGISTRFSYDRLDLSINAQYSIGKKVYALYKESQLNGGSIGYPSFSANMVAEEMNYWTPNNTNTNVPRPHLAGAVASWNNQRSSRFLEDADYLRITDITIGYNFDKTQLGFIKSMRVYAQVRNPFTFTKYSGVDPETYYVDQTAVSNQSTADTSKITSGFDLNGIPNVKVYSLGLNVNF; translated from the coding sequence ATGAATGTTAAACTACGTGTATTGAGCGTTGGAGCATTGTTCTTTATAGGACAGGCTGTGTCTGCTCAAAAAGTTAAGAAAGATACTACGGCTAAAGAAACTCAGATTGACGAGGTTGTGATGGTTGGGTATGGAAAGCAAAAGAAGACTGACGTTACGGGTGCTATTACAACCGTTAAGAGTGAAGTTTTGCAAGAGCAGCCGGTTGCATCCGTTGAATTAGCCTTACAAGGAAAAGCTCCTGGGGTTCAGGTAGCAAATACAGGTGGACGTGCCGGAAATAATACCAAAATTAGTATTAGAGGAAATGGATCATTAAGTGCATCCAATAACCCTCTTTATATCATTGATGGGATTCCTCAGGAATCATTAGGAAACCTTGCTCCGGAAGATATCAGTAGTATGGAAATCTTGAAAGATGCAGCTTCTGCGGCGATCTATGGTTCCAGAGCCTCAAACGGGGTTGTATTGGTTGAAACAAGGGCTGGAAGATATAATGGAAAACCTAGTGTTTCTTTTTCATCATCTTATGGTATTCAGGAAGTGATCAAAAGACCGAGGCTATTGAATGCTCAACAGTATAAGCAGGTTCATGACGTAGCAAGACAGAATTATCTGAATGATATTGCAGCAGGTATTTTACCAAAGCCTGCTAGCCAAATTGGATTAACACCAATGACAGATACTGGGATAAATACAGACTGGATGGACTACGTTTTACAAACAGGTGCCATTACAAATAATCAGATAAGCTTTACTGCGGGTGGGCCAATGTCTAAAATGTATTTCTCTGCCTCTCATATTGGGCAAGATGGTATTATCATCGGGGATAATTATGAAATATCAAGAGCAAGATTGAATGTTGAACAAAAGTTTGCCGATAATTTTAAAATTGGTGTAAATTCATATTTTACCTACTCAAAAGCGGTTCCAGTTGCAGATGATAATGATACTTATCAGCCTTATTCCAATGCAATGAGTGCCCCTCCAAACATGGCTCCATATGGTGCTAATGGTAAACCTAATAGATTTAGTTTTAACAATCCTCTATTTGCATACGAACGTCAAGTTTGGGACAAATGGCAAAATATTGGGGCTAATTTCTTCGCGATCTATAACCCTATTAAGGAAATTACTTTAAAAACCTCAATCAGTGGTAATATTGCATCTGAGAGATATAGCAGATTTGATGCCCCTAATACAAGAAGAGGAGAAAATGCTGGAGTACCATGGGGGTATGGCCTGTATAGAACAAGAAATAACAGAGATTATTTGATCGAAAATACGGCTTCTTATGATAAGGGGTTTGTAGATAATAGACTAAAGCTAAGTGTTTTAGTTGGGCAGTCGTTCCAGAATTGGCAATATGAAGATTCTTTTGTTCAAGGTGAGAATTTCCCATCTAATAGCTTACCGTGGTTAGTTTCTGCGGCAACAATTAACAATGGAAGAAGTTATATGATCTCTATGTCATTAGCATCTTTCTTCGGAAGAGCTCAGTTGACTTGGGATAATAAGTATAACTTAATGCTATCAACCAGATATGATGGTTCTTCAAAATTTGCAAAAGGTAATAAGTGGGGTAATTTCCCAGCAGCTTCACTTGGATGGACTGTATCAAATGAAGAATTCTTCAAAGTTCCTTTTATCAATGAATTGAAGTTGAGAGCTTCTTATGGTCTTACTGGAAACCAGACTGGTATTCCTTATTCAGGAGGACTTAACCTTATTGCTGCAGGACAGAATCATAATCAAGAGCCTGGAACAGCTGTTACAGAAATGTATAACCCTAATTTAAAGTGGGAAAAAGGTAAATCTTTTGATGCAGGTATGGATATATCCATGTTCAACAAAAGAGTTAACTTGACGGTAGATTACTATAATAAAACTACATCAGATTTATTGTATAGACTTCCAGTTCCTCAAGAGTCAGGATTTAGTAGTATGTTAAGTAATATTGGATCTATTAATAATAAAGGGATTGAAGTTAGCTTAGATACAAAAATTATTAAAGGAGAGAGATTTAAGTGGGATTTTGCTGCTAACTTCTCTTATAATAAGAATGTTGTAGAAAAGATTGGAACAAAAACAGGACAGTTTACAACAGGTTTTGATGCAATCGTAAAAGAAGGAGAACCTTTAGGATCATTCTTCTTTATTGAAGCTTTAGGAGTGGCTAAAGAACGCTATGAATATAAAGATCAGAGTGGTAATGTAACAAAAGTTGTTCAGGCTGGGGATATGATCTATAACGACATCAATGGAGATGGAATAATTGACTCTAGAGATAGAAAAGTATTTAATGGAGGTATTGCTCCAATTTATGGAGGTATTTCTACTAGATTTAGTTATGACAGATTAGATCTTTCCATTAATGCTCAATATTCTATTGGAAAAAAAGTATATGCATTGTATAAAGAAAGTCAATTAAATGGAGGTTCTATAGGCTATCCATCGTTCTCTGCGAATATGGTTGCAGAAGAAATGAATTATTGGACACCTAACAATACAAATACTAATGTTCCTCGCCCGCATTTAGCAGGAGCTGTTGCATCTTGGAATAATCAAAGATCTTCAAGATTCTTGGAAGATGCTGATTACTTAAGAATTACAGACATTACAATTGGGTACAATTTTGACAAAACTCAATTAGGTTTTATCAAATCAATGAGAGTATATGCTCAGGTAAGAAATCCATTTACATTTACTAAGTATTCAGGGGTAGATCCAGAAACGTACTATGTAGACCAAACTGCAGTGTCTAATCAGAGTACAGCAGATACAAGTAAAATAACGTCAGGATTTGATCTAAATGGTATTCCAAATGTGAAGGTATATAGTTTAGGGTTAAATGTTAACTTTTAA
- the nusA gene encoding transcription termination factor NusA, whose amino-acid sequence MDNIALIESFGDFKDEKGISKIDLMAIIEDSLKTLLRKRFDSDDHFDVIVNPDKGDFQIFLNKTIVEDEMSEDDDLEIEISEAKKIDPTFEVGEDFTMEIPVAQLGRRNILTLKQILATKLQEHNNAMLYEQFRDKIGEIVVGEIHHIRHKHVILLDDEGNEFILPKENQIPSDFFKKGENIRAIVETVDFKGSKPQIIISRTAPKFLEKLLELEIPEIQDGTIILKKVVRIPGEKAKIAVDAYDDRIDPVGACVGVKGSRIHGVVRELKNENIDVIQWSKNPEILVKRSLGNITINKIDINEEANYALVYTPVEEISKVIGKQGQNIRLASWLTGYEIDVYRESSEDDDVELREFNDDIEQWILDEFKKVGLTTAKSVLDKETESLLNMVDLEEETIEEVKRILREEFED is encoded by the coding sequence ATGGATAATATAGCGTTGATTGAATCCTTTGGTGATTTTAAAGACGAAAAAGGGATCAGTAAGATTGATCTTATGGCAATTATTGAAGATTCACTGAAGACACTTTTGAGAAAAAGATTCGATTCAGATGACCATTTTGATGTAATTGTAAACCCGGATAAAGGAGATTTTCAGATATTTTTAAATAAAACAATTGTAGAGGACGAAATGTCTGAAGATGATGATTTGGAAATTGAAATTTCTGAAGCAAAGAAGATTGATCCTACCTTCGAAGTAGGTGAGGACTTTACAATGGAAATTCCTGTTGCACAGTTGGGAAGAAGAAATATTCTTACCTTAAAGCAAATTCTGGCTACAAAACTTCAAGAGCATAACAATGCTATGCTGTACGAACAGTTTAGAGATAAAATTGGTGAAATCGTTGTCGGTGAAATTCACCACATCCGTCACAAACATGTAATTTTGTTAGATGACGAAGGAAACGAATTCATTTTACCAAAAGAAAACCAGATCCCATCCGATTTCTTTAAAAAGGGTGAGAATATCAGAGCTATTGTTGAGACAGTAGATTTTAAAGGTTCAAAACCGCAGATTATTATTTCCAGAACTGCACCTAAATTCCTAGAGAAATTATTAGAGCTGGAAATTCCTGAAATCCAAGACGGAACGATTATCTTGAAAAAGGTAGTGAGAATTCCTGGAGAAAAGGCGAAAATTGCAGTAGATGCTTATGATGACAGAATTGATCCTGTAGGAGCTTGTGTGGGGGTTAAAGGATCCAGAATTCATGGAGTAGTAAGAGAGTTGAAAAATGAAAACATCGATGTTATTCAGTGGTCTAAAAACCCTGAAATTTTGGTGAAGAGATCTTTAGGTAATATTACTATTAATAAAATTGATATCAACGAAGAGGCAAACTATGCATTAGTGTATACTCCAGTTGAAGAGATTTCTAAAGTAATCGGAAAACAAGGGCAGAATATCAGATTGGCTTCTTGGTTGACAGGATATGAAATTGATGTTTACAGAGAGTCCAGCGAGGATGACGATGTTGAATTGAGAGAATTCAATGACGATATTGAGCAGTGGATTTTGGATGAATTTAAGAAAGTAGGACTTACAACTGCAAAATCAGTACTTGATAAAGAAACTGAGAGTCTTTTAAATATGGTTGACCTTGAAGAAGAAACAATTGAAGAGGTTAAGCGTATTCTGAGAGAAGAATTTGAAGATTAA
- the rimP gene encoding ribosome assembly cofactor RimP, producing MEFKKRIEELLNEFLENREDLFLIDLKISAGDDVTVILDGDNGVSLQDCLDASRAIEFNMDREEHDFSLQVMSAGLSEPLVTPRQFNKNIGREIEVMLEDSSKIEGELSKVDEEKITLVLRYRKPKDIGKGKVDVEEEKEIPYTEIKKALVVIKF from the coding sequence ATGGAGTTTAAAAAAAGAATTGAAGAATTATTAAATGAATTCCTTGAGAACAGAGAAGATCTTTTTCTTATTGATCTTAAGATCTCTGCAGGGGATGATGTTACAGTGATTTTAGATGGTGATAATGGAGTTTCTTTGCAGGATTGTCTTGATGCAAGCCGTGCCATAGAATTTAATATGGATCGTGAAGAACACGACTTTAGCCTTCAGGTAATGTCTGCGGGATTAAGCGAGCCATTAGTAACACCAAGACAGTTCAATAAAAACATAGGAAGAGAGATTGAAGTGATGCTGGAGGATTCTTCTAAAATAGAAGGGGAATTGTCAAAAGTAGACGAAGAGAAGATCACTCTTGTTTTACGTTACCGTAAACCGAAAGATATCGGAAAAGGAAAGGTGGATGTGGAAGAGGAAAAAGAAATTCCTTACACTGAGATCAAAAAGGCATTAGTAGTAATTAAATTTTAA